The following proteins are encoded in a genomic region of Dialister hominis:
- a CDS encoding site-specific DNA-methyltransferase: MTTTTTAAYEYRTGSELPLYALKRRKAQKQCGFRAKSTYGHCIKDKVLIDPPYNTGNDFIYNDDFKVSSEEYADESGEVDEEGNRMFKNTDSNGRFHSDWCSMIYSRLMLARNLLSEDGLIFISIDEHESHNLRKICDEVFGLENFISQIVWEKRYTRSNNAKRFTTLTEPVICYAKSLAKVTDIKEKRSEKADSIYSNPDNDPRGVWTSVSYVNPASKTQRPNLVYKIHNPVTGEDVEHPTNAWKYERATYEQHVKENRLYWGKNGENTYPRLKKFLSEMDGGMVPVDLWRHEDTGTTDQASKELESLLGRNIFDFPKPKELVMRILSLIINGDIGQDNIILDFFSGSATTAHAVMQLNAEDGGHRKFIMVQLPEETDEKSEAYKAGYKNICEIGKERIRRAAKKIHEDNPDATFDDGFRVLKLDDTNMKDVYYAAGDYTQDLVSMLESNVKPDRTDLDLLFGCLIEWGLPLSLPYTSETIDGCKVHTYNDGDLIACFDENVPESVIKTIAKRQPLRAVFRDFSFASSPEKINVGEIFKLLAPDTRVKVI; encoded by the coding sequence TTGACCACAACAACCACAGCAGCATATGAATACAGGACCGGAAGTGAGCTCCCGCTCTATGCCCTGAAACGAAGAAAAGCCCAGAAACAGTGCGGTTTCCGGGCTAAAAGCACATACGGGCATTGTATCAAAGATAAGGTCTTAATAGATCCTCCCTACAATACGGGCAACGACTTTATCTACAACGACGACTTCAAAGTATCCAGCGAAGAATATGCAGATGAGTCCGGCGAAGTGGATGAAGAAGGTAACCGAATGTTTAAAAACACAGACTCCAATGGGCGTTTTCACTCCGACTGGTGCTCGATGATCTATTCAAGACTTATGCTGGCGAGGAATCTGCTGAGTGAGGATGGGTTAATTTTTATTTCGATTGACGAGCATGAATCCCATAATTTACGGAAAATATGCGATGAAGTGTTTGGACTCGAAAACTTTATTTCCCAAATTGTATGGGAAAAACGTTATACGAGAAGCAATAATGCGAAACGATTCACTACATTGACTGAACCGGTTATTTGCTATGCAAAAAGTTTAGCAAAAGTGACCGACATTAAAGAAAAACGTAGTGAAAAGGCAGACTCCATTTATTCTAACCCAGATAATGATCCAAGAGGAGTATGGACAAGTGTTTCTTACGTTAATCCTGCATCAAAAACTCAACGACCGAATCTCGTTTATAAGATTCACAACCCAGTAACAGGTGAGGATGTAGAGCATCCTACAAATGCATGGAAATATGAAAGGGCAACTTATGAGCAACACGTAAAAGAAAACCGATTGTATTGGGGCAAGAATGGGGAAAACACCTATCCAAGATTAAAGAAATTTTTATCAGAGATGGATGGTGGAATGGTTCCTGTGGACTTGTGGAGACATGAAGATACCGGGACTACAGATCAAGCAAGCAAAGAGTTAGAGAGTCTTCTTGGAAGAAACATATTTGATTTTCCAAAGCCCAAGGAACTAGTCATGCGGATTTTGTCCTTAATCATCAATGGCGATATAGGGCAGGATAATATCATCCTCGACTTCTTTTCCGGCTCCGCTACGACTGCCCACGCTGTCATGCAGCTGAACGCCGAGGACGGTGGACACCGCAAGTTCATCATGGTACAGCTTCCGGAAGAGACCGACGAAAAGAGCGAAGCATACAAAGCCGGTTACAAGAATATCTGTGAGATCGGCAAGGAGCGTATTCGCCGCGCTGCAAAGAAGATTCACGAGGACAATCCTGACGCAACGTTTGATGACGGTTTCCGTGTTTTAAAGCTCGACGATACAAACATGAAAGATGTTTACTATGCGGCAGGGGATTATACGCAAGATCTTGTTTCAATGCTTGAATCTAACGTGAAGCCTGACCGAACCGATCTTGATCTTTTATTTGGCTGCCTGATTGAATGGGGACTTCCACTGTCGCTTCCTTATACTTCGGAAACAATTGACGGCTGCAAGGTGCATACCTATAACGATGGGGATCTGATTGCATGCTTTGATGAAAACGTGCCGGAGTCGGTTATCAAGACCATTGCGAAGCGTCAGCCGCTTCGTGCCGTGTTCCGTGACTTCAGCTTCGCCAGCAGCCCGGAAAAGATCAATGTCGGCGAGATTTTCAAGCTGCTTGCGCCGGATACAAGAGTCAAGGTCATTTAA